DNA sequence from the Cyprinus carpio isolate SPL01 chromosome B13, ASM1834038v1, whole genome shotgun sequence genome:
ggaagcatgaagtgctctaataCTTCCTGGTATACCGCttcgttgaccttggacctcagaaaacacagtggaccaacaccagcagatgacatggcaccccaaaccatcactgactgttgaaactttacactggacctcaagcaacgtggattgtgttcctctcctctcttcctccagactctgtgaccctgatttccaaaggaaatgcaaaatgtactttcatcagagaacataactttggactactcagcagcagtccagtcctttttgtctttagcccaggcgagacacttctgacgctgtctgttgttcaagagtggcttgacacaaggaaagCTGGGAGAGATGTTTTTGACGCTGTCTgttgtagtggttcttgaagcactgactccagctgcagtccacttttTGTgtatctcccccacatttttgaatgggttttgttacacaatcctctccagggtgcggttatccctattgcttgtacacttttttctaccacatcttttccgtCCCTtgacctctctattaatgtgcttggacacagagctctgtgaacagccagcctcttttgcattgaccttttgtgtcttgccctccttctGCAAGGtatcaatggtcgtcttttggacaactgtcaagtcagcagtcttccccatgattgtgtagcctacaaaactagactgagagaccatttaaaggcctttgcaggtgttttgagttaattagctgattagtgtggcaccaggtgtcttcaatattgaaccttttcacaatgggaagtcgtggcctaatggttagagagtttgactcctaaccttaaggttgtgggtttgagtctcgggctggcaataccacgactgaggtgcccttgagcaaggcaccgaacccccaactgctccccgggtgccgctgcataaatggcagcccactgctccgggtgtgtgttcacggtgtgtgttcacggtgtgtgtatgtgtgtgtgtgtgtgtgtgtgtgtgtgtgtgtgtgtgtgtgtgtgtgtgtgtgttcactgctgtgtgtgtgcattttggatgggttaaatgcagagcacaaattctgagtttgggtcaccatacttggctgtatgtcacgcactttcacttttttttcaactttcaatattcaaattttctgagatactgaatttgggacttttccttagttgtcagttataatcatcaaaattaaaagaaataaacatgtgaaatatatcagtctgtgtgtaacgAATGAATATaacatacaagtttcactttttgaatggaattagtgaaataaatcaactttctgatgatattgtaattatatgaccagcacctgtagtgaGTAAACATTGTGttcataataaaacataacacaTCAAATACACTGACTCGAACCACACTTCTCCATTTTCATTATTCTGAACAAACGTTTATATAATACAAGctgataaataaacaaagaaaagaaaaaagttgtaatacttatcccatatatatatatatatatatatatatatatatatatatatatatatatatatatatatatatatatatatatatatatatatatatatatatattttaatacttatcCCATATAACCAAAGAGAAGGCTAGGGCCGATGACGCATCACGGGGGCGGGGCTTAGCACGTTCAGTCATAGCACGATGTTTGTAGCCGGCTGCTGCGCACGCATTGATTCACGTTTTTCCACACAGTTCAGTTGAGTTGTAAGATGGCGGCGCGGTGGGGAACAGGCGAGGAGATGTTAAAAGCCTGTAATACTCAAATGTTCTCACCGGTTAATCTTGACGAGGTAAGAACAGCACATATTGATACGTAGAGAGTGGATGAAATTGTTGACATTGATCACAGTGTCAAATATTCGAGGCAAATACGCGATGATGTGCAGGACTTTGTGACACGTGGATGGTGATGGTGAGATAGCTTTTACAGTTCTGCTTGCCACTTGTGAGTTTATTTAAGAAATGGTCGTAGGAAAAGAAACAGTTATCACTTTCCAAGTGTTGCTAGATTTCTTGCGTATCTAGAGAGAAGTCTCATGTCAAGGAATGACTGCACAAGTTTGCTCCTGTTAGCTGATGTTGCCATGCTTCTGCATTCTTCTGAGCTTACTCTATCACTCGAGACCAGCGACTCAACTACATACTCATTTCTtctctttaaaatacataaataaaaaagtacagttttgcattttgtaagccataaatgcattgttttttgggttttaatatgatgatgatggtgatgaataATCTGTAACACGAATGGTTAGCTGTTTAAATGCATCAGATCTAAAGAAGAAggctattttatttaatgtttatgtattttgacattatttattagTGACTCCCTAATAATACAGATATTAATTTATTGGTCAGATGTGGCTTTCTTATTGTTTGTTACATATTCCAGTGTCTCTCTCACTCCCACGTGGTTCACTCATTTGAAGAATGAAACTACCAGCATTTTTATTCATGCATGGTCGTAAATGTTACCTTAAACGTTTCACTCGTTAACTGCAATTAATTGTTTTAGTAAGTTACATGATAAAGTTAAAATGACATCACGGTAGGTATTTCAACAGATGGCATCtgtcacttgttttatttttcatgctagcatttttaagtattatttctGCTCTGTTTGGTTGCATTTATTGTCTTTTACATCGTCGTGACTGTGAATAACGAAGTGTGCCCCAAGTCGTTCATTGCGGTTTGTCCAGCACGTGGTGCAGGTATGAGCGGGTCAGTCGTGTTCGGGCCGTGTGTATTTACTGACAGCAGCCTTTCATTCAGCccatctttagtttttttttaaaaacgcaatGGTGTATTATAATCAAACTGGCCTAATTATTTAATCGTGATCGCTTTTAGGAAAATAACACGCAGGATTTGTTGAAGCAAGGCGTGTTTTGAATCCTGCCGGTATTGGGTTTGCCCAGTAATGCACTGCGGCAGGATGACGTGATGTGCGCAACACGTGGTTGTAACTTGAATGAACGCATTTATTAACTGGGCGTGCTTGCATTTAGATTTGATCGTATTTAACACTATTTCAGATTTAGGACTATGATAATCTTCTCGATTTTAAATAGCTCGTCTATGCCTtaggttgttttgttttcaagTTCATGGGAAATATTCAAACGATTCCTAGAAAGGGAATTGAGTATCAACAACATTTCACTTAAGTTCTGTTAGTAAATGATGCTGTGAACTGTATTAACACCAAGGCTGCTTCTGGACAGGCCAGCAATTACAAGCCTCAAAGACAGAGTGCATTGTTCACaatgtccttttttattattatttaggaacATGGACCTGTTTACAGCCTCACCTAATGCATACGCCACCTTGTAGTGATTTATGGTTTTAGACACATACATAAAAGTATTCatctaaaatctaaatattagtaCTTAATTTGTTTAGCATCAGCAAGGCTGTCCAGTAAACTAATAGAAAAGTTTTGCTGATTGGTCTGGTTTGCTGATGGCTCAAGCAAGACCAACCATTGGAAGTCTGCATGAAATAAAATGGACAATTCTTTATGGACAGCTTCtttttcatgccaactttaacctgttttttcccccttctcttGCAGGTGGAAAGCTTCGCTGCCAACTTGCTGGAGTATCCTGGCCTAAACAATGGAGATGCTCTGGAGGCTTTACAAGACTGCCTCGATCCTTCTATTTTGTCCATATTTGAGGACAGCCCCACTGGAGAAGTAAATAAAGCCTTTTATTAACTGTCAGCAGAAGACTTGTTCGTTGAATGAATTGCTTTCAGCGTAATGTTTTGTATGTTGAATGTCACTTGTTTTGATTTTACTCAGCAATGGCATTTCTAAATTGTTTCCTCTGTTTCAGGTTAAAAGTAATATTGATGAGGAAAGTGAAGCGACGCTGCTCACAGCTCTCACTGAAATACTTGACAATGTTGATGATGAAAACTTGTCCCCTTTTGACACCCTGCCGGATTCAGACCTTTTCTCAGGGCAGAAGGGTCAGGAACATTCACCTGTGAGTCTTCACCTGTCTGAGCATGTCAGGAATGCATTAGTGCATTATTCGTTTCATTTTGTAGGGCAGCTCAATGAATTTTCAgataacaattttcttttttccactcTAGCTGAGAAAGTCAATGATTCACACAAGACAATTTCCTGGGAAGGTATTTATGTTTTTCAATCTTTCTTCAACAACAAAATTTATAACCTATCAGTCtcagattaaattttttattcattttagatggCAGCATGACAGGTTCTTATTGGGGCTACATAATTTGagatattattaatatcattaatgcTGATAATAATAGCTGTATAATACAATTAATTCCTTCAGTTTCAAATATTTTGGTGAAAACTGCATGGGGAAATAAAGcttcttttgttgacaacagccaGTTTATAAGCACTTCTCACTACAAGTTTGTTAAAATAGCTGCCATGTGTTGTTTTCCCACATGCATAAGGCACCATAACTTTTTTTCAATTCCTAACTTTATAGGCATAATGTAAGACCTGTTACGTTTTCGTTTTTTAGAGTCTCCCACGAATGCAAAGAGTGTCCCAGCAGAACAGTGAAGGAGAAGAGGAAGATGGCGATGCTAGTTTTTCGACCCCCATAGCCAATATTGAGTTGTCATCACTGGATGAATTTGACTGGTGCCTTCCTGTGTCCTTAGAGCAGGATGGAGAGAGTATACCTGTTACTCTCAGTGATTTAGTAAAACGCATGCACCCTTACTGCATGACATTATGTGTTGAAGGAGAAGAGGGACAAGAGCATCTTCTGCCTGAGAGGGGCCTTGTGCTAGAAGTGGTTGATCAAGGAGAGCATGGAGAGCCCATCCTGGCAATCCCAGATCTCAGCATCCCTCTTTCTCACACAGACTCCGCAGAAGGTGAACAAAGAGTCCCGGAGAATAGCAGAGACAAGCCAGAACCAAAGCCTGAAGATAGTGCTGAAAAAGTCTCACCTCCTTCTGAAGTATCTCCTgtggaggaggagaaagaggTCGTCAAGGTACgtaaagggaaaaagaaaagtaaacttCTTAAAGCCCCTCTGGTTGAACAGAGAGTTTTGAGAAGCTCAAGAGTTAAAGAAGAGCCACAGAAGAAATGCccggaagaacaaaagaagaaaaaggtgaCTTTCTCACCTGTGCTCTCATCGGCAGAGCCCAAAAACGTTAAACTTGATTGTCCTACAGACTTGATGACCCTTAAACCACAGGTTGAGAAGGAGCATATCACAACCCCTCAAGCTGAAGCAAAAATCACTGCCTCGCAGCCAGAGAACAAACCTCTTGAAAAGTCTGTGGAGGAAGAACCCTCAAAACAAGGACCTGTTAGTGAACATGAAACTAAGCCCAAACCTCTCAGTTTACAGCAATACCGTCTCCTCCGCCAGCAGAAGAAACCAGATCCGGTGGATAAAACGGAGGATTACAGCACTAAATGGCCCAAGTTGCCTGAACCGCCCAAGGAGCTTCCCCCATTACCCTGCCTGCCAGACCCCAACCCCAGAGATCCACGTAAAAACATGCATACTCCTGTTAAAAAAGACCTTGCACCTGAAATCATGCCCGCATGGCACCCGAGAGGCCCCGCTGCTCCCCCAACGCCTGAAGCCTTGCTCACCCCACCGGCTTCACTGATGGCTTCCTCTAAGAAACCTGCAACTTCTAAACCAACCCCTCCACCTTCTGATACATCTAAAAGTTTACCCCAATCAGTTCACCCCTCATCCCAGAAGCTACCTGCTCCCATCAGCATGCCACAAAACACTATTCATACCGAGTCCTCTGCCCCCATCAGAAATGTGGCTGAAGTGGCCCCTGAACGGATTGTTTCATTATCAGTGTCTACTACATCTGCAGGCCCTCAAGGTCTCAATGCACAGAGTAATAAGGAATGTTTACATGGGAACCACAATGCTGCTCCATCCAAAGCTCCCTCAAGGCCTCAGATGATCACTACACAAGTTCAGAGCTCAAACTCTAGCCCTTATAAACCTAGTGCTGCTGTGCCTGCGAAGAGAGAGACCGAGCAGGTTGTTTTGGCCCCTGTGTCTGATCAAGCCAAAAACACCCTGCCAACTAATTCTAAAAAGCTGACCTCACGGTCACAGCCTCATGTTGCACCAATAGCTGCTCAGCCGTTTTTCTCGGCTCAAGTTCAGGCCAGAGTTGTTGAACTGGCAGAGCAGATGAGGATGGCTTCCTCTGAGATCCCCAAAGCGAAGAACACCACAGTTGAGCTGATTGAGTCTTTCACAAGTGAAATTGGTGAGCGTTTGTTCATATGTTGTTAGGTAATAATTTCTGTGGAGTGgtttataataaacttttttcttttaggtATTGAAGCCGCTGATCTTACAAGCCTCCTGGAGCAGTTTGAGGAGTCTCAGTGTAAGTGATATTATCTTTGAGCTCTTACTCTAAAAGTATTTGGTTACCAATGAAGGTTGTTAAAAAGCTAATGCTACAAGTCAAGCTGACTATGTGAAGGATGTTAATGCAGAGCTTTCTTTGGAAACGAGTTCCCCTTTAGTGAACATGTACCCCCTTACTGACATCTTTAGAATGAAAACCATTCATTTGTAAGAAACTAGGCCAACTTTTGAGCTTGGAAATATTCGGCATTCCTATGATGAAAGAATTTGTGTCCATGTTGCCAGGTCAAGCACCGATTGCAAGTACAGTGTTCATAATTAAACATGACTTAGTGGTTAGATTAAACAAACATCTTATATTGACGTAGTAATAGTGTTCAGTTCAAATGAGGTAAAGGTTTGTTTCCTTTTCTTAGTGATAATTCTGTGTTTAACCTGAATGgttattgttttatatgtattttacaacaacTTTCCAAGTCATATAGAATTTTTGAGGGCCAATAATTTCCCCAACAGAATTTGCTAATTTTCAAGTTAGTCACGTGAATTCGCCATGATTACCAACTGATAATCGATTGATGAAGTGATGTCTGTATGAGCTGTGCTTTATACACAGCTATGCTATTAATAATAGACAGTTTTGCTTGTATCACCACACCTGAAGAATAGGGTCTGTTCCTTTAAGAGAGGGTGTGGCTTCAGTGAAAACAGCTGCTATGTGCTCATGCTCATTGAACTGCTGGAATTCTGCCCTGttaacaaaaccattttaaaaccagTTGGCTGTCTTTGTCTGTAGATATGCTGGGTTGGAAAACTGATGGCGTATCCATTAAGCAAGCATTTATCTTTAGTCTGCTGCCTCTCAGCTGTTGAGTAGGCaaatgcagtgcatttttgtaGAGTATCACAGTACATTATGCTGTATTCTGCTAGATGCTGGACAGTCTGATTGTTTCAGTTCTTTTAAGGGTCTGTCCCATCTTACCCTCCTGTATTTGGTCGTTCACAACCCTACTTTTTCTTTTCAGCCAAAGAAGAGCAGAGTGTACCGGAGGTCTGTGGTAGAGCAGCCGCTGTAGGAAACTCCAGGTGAGTATCATGATGCGGAGTGATGGAGTTACCCTACAGCCCTTGTGCTGCTCTCGCACCAaactcagtgtttgtgtgtgtggccaTAGGCCACTTTTCACCAAGACCTACCGAAACAAATGAAGTCCCCCATCATGGCTTCAGAATGTGAAGGTGGATGGAGACAAACATAAGCGTAGCTTGTGTTAGTCTGAGTGATGTTTTAACAACATTAGTAATTCAGTGCTTTTGACATTGTTGCCACTGCTGAttgtatttagttatatttttgttttgaattcagTTATGAGCAGGTGGAGACTAAGGCTGTGGAGAAAACCAACAACCATGACCTGGGAAGCACAGCAGGTAtggtgtttttattgtgtgtgtgtgtgtgtgtttatttttaaataaattaatgttttgtgtaaaatgtatacatttttattcttcaaaactacatggtatgtgttgttgttgttgttgggggaGGGGGgtatataaattaaatgcatatacactgttcaaaagtttgatgtcTGTAAGATTTtcaatatgtttttgaaaagtctcttaatgtatcattatgaaatatttttatttctaataacttttaatatttttaaattttgtattccattactccagtcttcagtgtcacatgatccttcagtaaacattctaatatgctgatttggtgctcaaaaaactattatttttttttaataaatgttgaatttaaatgcttaatttattttgt
Encoded proteins:
- the pprc1 gene encoding peroxisome proliferator-activated receptor gamma coactivator-related protein 1 isoform X1, with the translated sequence MAARWGTGEEMLKACNTQMFSPVNLDEVESFAANLLEYPGLNNGDALEALQDCLDPSILSIFEDSPTGEVKSNIDEESEATLLTALTEILDNVDDENLSPFDTLPDSDLFSGQKGQEHSPLRKSMIHTRQFPGKSLPRMQRVSQQNSEGEEEDGDASFSTPIANIELSSLDEFDWCLPVSLEQDGESIPVTLSDLVKRMHPYCMTLCVEGEEGQEHLLPERGLVLEVVDQGEHGEPILAIPDLSIPLSHTDSAEGEQRVPENSRDKPEPKPEDSAEKVSPPSEVSPVEEEKEVVKVRKGKKKSKLLKAPLVEQRVLRSSRVKEEPQKKCPEEQKKKKVTFSPVLSSAEPKNVKLDCPTDLMTLKPQVEKEHITTPQAEAKITASQPENKPLEKSVEEEPSKQGPVSEHETKPKPLSLQQYRLLRQQKKPDPVDKTEDYSTKWPKLPEPPKELPPLPCLPDPNPRDPRKNMHTPVKKDLAPEIMPAWHPRGPAAPPTPEALLTPPASLMASSKKPATSKPTPPPSDTSKSLPQSVHPSSQKLPAPISMPQNTIHTESSAPIRNVAEVAPERIVSLSVSTTSAGPQGLNAQSNKECLHGNHNAAPSKAPSRPQMITTQVQSSNSSPYKPSAAVPAKRETEQVVLAPVSDQAKNTLPTNSKKLTSRSQPHVAPIAAQPFFSAQVQARVVELAEQMRMASSEIPKAKNTTVELIESFTSEIGIEAADLTSLLEQFEESQSKEEQSVPEVCGRAAAVGNSSYEQVETKAVEKTNNHDLGSTAGLTPPATPPHQVWKPLAPVSLLGKTKSEVLKPTPNKAIQIEARPLPSNKLRSKPQTPSSTGQTQPFSLDHDYCLPPKEPCEVGSRWNVKQQPSIVIKTVELPPNKPAQSSISKASTTPSVTEGTQRNPSLRQPSADRRCTLNSSALETPDASPSRPDSESSLLGEAKCNQQKSVNYSERSSRQYQQDRGRSKRRYRARSSSSSESSSESSSRSRSPPRKRYRSRHSSSRSSSSSRSGSRSSSRSFSPPRQRRYSYSSSRSGSWSCSRSRSRSRSSDIGHRRWNSHRSPNRKSGYRCSRNSSEDSKRCKEKAIEERRVVYVGRIRGSMTRKELKERFSYFGEIEECTVHFRENGDNYGFVTYYNTEDAFDAIENGSKLREQNELPFDLCFGGRRQFCKTSYADLDSNREYDPQPTKGKSDALDFDTLLKQAQKNLKR
- the pprc1 gene encoding peroxisome proliferator-activated receptor gamma coactivator-related protein 1 isoform X2, with the translated sequence MVMVESFAANLLEYPGLNNGDALEALQDCLDPSILSIFEDSPTGEVKSNIDEESEATLLTALTEILDNVDDENLSPFDTLPDSDLFSGQKGQEHSPLRKSMIHTRQFPGKSLPRMQRVSQQNSEGEEEDGDASFSTPIANIELSSLDEFDWCLPVSLEQDGESIPVTLSDLVKRMHPYCMTLCVEGEEGQEHLLPERGLVLEVVDQGEHGEPILAIPDLSIPLSHTDSAEGEQRVPENSRDKPEPKPEDSAEKVSPPSEVSPVEEEKEVVKVRKGKKKSKLLKAPLVEQRVLRSSRVKEEPQKKCPEEQKKKKVTFSPVLSSAEPKNVKLDCPTDLMTLKPQVEKEHITTPQAEAKITASQPENKPLEKSVEEEPSKQGPVSEHETKPKPLSLQQYRLLRQQKKPDPVDKTEDYSTKWPKLPEPPKELPPLPCLPDPNPRDPRKNMHTPVKKDLAPEIMPAWHPRGPAAPPTPEALLTPPASLMASSKKPATSKPTPPPSDTSKSLPQSVHPSSQKLPAPISMPQNTIHTESSAPIRNVAEVAPERIVSLSVSTTSAGPQGLNAQSNKECLHGNHNAAPSKAPSRPQMITTQVQSSNSSPYKPSAAVPAKRETEQVVLAPVSDQAKNTLPTNSKKLTSRSQPHVAPIAAQPFFSAQVQARVVELAEQMRMASSEIPKAKNTTVELIESFTSEIGIEAADLTSLLEQFEESQSKEEQSVPEVCGRAAAVGNSSYEQVETKAVEKTNNHDLGSTAGLTPPATPPHQVWKPLAPVSLLGKTKSEVLKPTPNKAIQIEARPLPSNKLRSKPQTPSSTGQTQPFSLDHDYCLPPKEPCEVGSRWNVKQQPSIVIKTVELPPNKPAQSSISKASTTPSVTEGTQRNPSLRQPSADRRCTLNSSALETPDASPSRPDSESSLLGEAKCNQQKSVNYSERSSRQYQQDRGRSKRRYRARSSSSSESSSESSSRSRSPPRKRYRSRHSSSRSSSSSRSGSRSSSRSFSPPRQRRYSYSSSRSGSWSCSRSRSRSRSSDIGHRRWNSHRSPNRKSGYRCSRNSSEDSKRCKEKAIEERRVVYVGRIRGSMTRKELKERFSYFGEIEECTVHFRENGDNYGFVTYYNTEDAFDAIENGSKLREQNELPFDLCFGGRRQFCKTSYADLDSNREYDPQPTKGKSDALDFDTLLKQAQKNLKR